The nucleotide sequence ATTAAAGTAACAGAAGTTTCTGATTACACAGGTCATCCAGAAATTATGGATGGTCGAGTTAAAACACTTCATCCAAAAGTACATGGTGGCATTTTAGCGCGCCGTGATATGGACGAAGCCGTGATGGCTGAAAATGATATCAGTGCTATTGATTTAGTTGTGGTAAATCTTTACCCATTTGCTGATGCCGTTGCTGATGAAAATTGTTCATTAGAAAATGCGATTGAAAACATTGATATTGGCGGGCCAACAATGGTGCGCGCAGCAGCTAAAAATCATAAAGACGTTACTATTGTGGTTAATGCACAAGATTACGCACGTGTTTTAGCTGAAATGGATGTTAATGATGGTTCTTTGGTTTATCAAACACGTTTTGATCTTGCTATAGCCGCTTATGAGCACACTGCAGCTTATGACGGCATGATTGCTAACTATTTTGGTAAAATGTTGCCAGTTCATGGTAGTAATGAAACGGCAAGTGTGGAAAAGAAAAAATTCCCACGTACTTTTAATAGCCAATTCATTAAAAAACAAGACTTACGCTACGGTGAGAACTCACATCAAGATGCGGCGTTTTATGTTGAAGCGAATCCAGAAGAAGCTTCAGTGTCTACAGCTAAACAAATTCAGGGTAAGGCGTTATCATATAACAATATTGCCGATACAGATTCAGCACTCGAGTGTGTGAAAGAATTTGAAGAAGCAGCCTGTGTTATCGTAAAGCATGCTAATCCTTGTGGTGTTGCTATTGGTGACAACATATTAGTCGCATACAATAGCGCTTATGCAACAGACCCTACATCTGCCTTCGGTGGAATTATTGCTTTTAACCGTGAATTAGATGCAGAAACCGCTGAAGCAATCGTTTCTCGTCAATTTGTGGAAGTAATTATCGCACCAAGTATTTCAGAAGCTGCTGCACAAATTGTTGCTGCTAAACCTAATGTACGTTTATTAGTTTGTGGTCAATGGACTACGCAAACTACTGGCCTTGATTATAAACGTGTTAATGGTGGTTTATTAATCCAAGACCGTGACCAAGGTAAAGTACAGGCTGATGAGTTAAAAGTTGTGACAAAACGTCAACCAACTGATGCTGAAATGCGTGATCTACAATTTTGCTGGAAAGTAGCAAAATATGTTAAATCAAACGCTATCGTCTATGTTAAAAATAGTATGACTATCGGTGTTGGTGCTGGTCAAATGAGCCGTGTTTATTCTGCAAAAGTTGCTGGTATTAAAGCGGCTGATGAAGGTTTAGAAGTTGCAGGTTCTGTTATGGCGTCTGATGCTTTCTTCCCATTTCGTGATGGTCTAGATGCTGCCGCTGCCGCTGGTATTACCGCAGTCATTCAGCCGGGTGGTTCTATGCGCGATAATGAAGTTATTGCTGCTGCAGATGAACATAACATCGCAATGGTATTTACTGGTATGCGCCACTTCCGTCATTAATCACTAAATTGATGATTAAAAATGCTCAGGTAACTAATTAATCTGAGCATTTTTATTGCAGAAATCATTGTTGAGTTATCTATACCTGCTCCACTTCAAAAGGCAGATGTCAGCAAGTCGAGAAAGGGTTAGCACCAAGGCATTGAACGACGGGAATAGTTATTCTATTCTCGAAATCAATAACGCTGGAGATGACCCATTTTCTAGCATAGCTCTGAAACTGCATCTTGAAGTGGAACGGGTATATATGTCGTAATATTGTCTTGCGACTTACTCAATTAAGTTCAAATGCTGTTTTTCGTCGATAAGATGACAATAACGACACTGAACATCTGAAAGAAATCTGCTATAACTAGCGTCTATAAAAATTTACTAGTTACTGGAAGATAACAATGCATACAACAGCTCAAACTATCAAAAAAGTTTTTACCGCCTCAATCGTTTCTGCAACCTTATTATGTTCTGGGTTTGCTAACGCTCATCAAGACGCTGATCATCAAAGTCAGCTTGAACAAGCTATTGCTGGAGATCACCGTTCAGCAAAAAACAAAGCACGTGATGAATTTCGTCATCCGAAAGAAACTTTAGAATTCTTTGGTTTTAACTCATCTATGACTGTGGTTGAAATTACACCAGGTGGCGGTTGGTATACCGAAATATTAGCTCCAGCCGTAAAAGGTCAAGGTAAGCTTTATGGCGCTCATTACCCTGATACGGGTGAAAACAATTATTATAGTAATTCACGTAAGCAATTAGTTGCAAAGCTAGCGAGTAACGCCGTATTTAGTGAAGTAGAACTGACTAACTTTGTTCCGCGTCAAGCAAGCGAACTTGCGCCTGCTGGCACAGCTGATTTGGTATTAACTTTCCGTAATTTACATAACTGGCGTGATGAAGGCGTAGAGCAGGCATTTAAAGATGCTTATAAAGCCTTGAAAAAAGGTGGCGTTTTAGGTGTTGTTGAACATCGCTTACCTGCTGGTGTTGATGCTGAAAAAGCAAAAGGCTATGTTTTACAAAGTAAAGCTATTGAGCAAGCACAAGCTGCTGGTTTTACTTTAGCAGCAAGCAGTGAAATAAATGCCAATGCTAAAGACACCGTTATCTATCCAAAAGGTGTTTGGACATTACCGCCGGTTTTACGTCTAGGCGAGCAAGATAAAGCAAAATATATGGCGATTGGCGAAAGTGATCGTATGACATTAAAATTTGTAAAATAACATAAATAATATCGGAACGAAGTGAGCTTGTATCACTTTGTTCCGAGTTAACAATAAATATTAGGGATTTACGTAAATGAATGTTTTGGTAATTGGTGGTGGTGGTCGTGAACATGCACTTGCATGGAAGGCTGCTCAATCATCTTCTGTCACGAAAGTATTTGTTGCGCCGGGTAATGCGGGCACAGCAACCGAAGCTAAATTAGAAAATGTAGCTATTTCTGTTGGTGATATTCCTGCTTTAGTCGATTTTG is from Colwellia sp. Arc7-635 and encodes:
- the purH gene encoding bifunctional phosphoribosylaminoimidazolecarboxamide formyltransferase/IMP cyclohydrolase → MDTPRPIKRALLSVSDKTGIVEFARSLSLKGVDLLSTGGTAKLLAENGIKVTEVSDYTGHPEIMDGRVKTLHPKVHGGILARRDMDEAVMAENDISAIDLVVVNLYPFADAVADENCSLENAIENIDIGGPTMVRAAAKNHKDVTIVVNAQDYARVLAEMDVNDGSLVYQTRFDLAIAAYEHTAAYDGMIANYFGKMLPVHGSNETASVEKKKFPRTFNSQFIKKQDLRYGENSHQDAAFYVEANPEEASVSTAKQIQGKALSYNNIADTDSALECVKEFEEAACVIVKHANPCGVAIGDNILVAYNSAYATDPTSAFGGIIAFNRELDAETAEAIVSRQFVEVIIAPSISEAAAQIVAAKPNVRLLVCGQWTTQTTGLDYKRVNGGLLIQDRDQGKVQADELKVVTKRQPTDAEMRDLQFCWKVAKYVKSNAIVYVKNSMTIGVGAGQMSRVYSAKVAGIKAADEGLEVAGSVMASDAFFPFRDGLDAAAAAGITAVIQPGGSMRDNEVIAAADEHNIAMVFTGMRHFRH
- a CDS encoding methyltransferase — protein: MHTTAQTIKKVFTASIVSATLLCSGFANAHQDADHQSQLEQAIAGDHRSAKNKARDEFRHPKETLEFFGFNSSMTVVEITPGGGWYTEILAPAVKGQGKLYGAHYPDTGENNYYSNSRKQLVAKLASNAVFSEVELTNFVPRQASELAPAGTADLVLTFRNLHNWRDEGVEQAFKDAYKALKKGGVLGVVEHRLPAGVDAEKAKGYVLQSKAIEQAQAAGFTLAASSEINANAKDTVIYPKGVWTLPPVLRLGEQDKAKYMAIGESDRMTLKFVK